A region from the Lysobacter sp. BMK333-48F3 genome encodes:
- a CDS encoding peptidoglycan recognition family protein, whose protein sequence is MHLHHLAAGIGGALCLAVGAAGAAQRPSLDSLRFELDRTQALVLAQAQRAAYPEYFRRAYARYPNLPAGALEAIAYAETGWNHVRPDAAQDAHELHMPRSYGVMGLYHGGGFADQVGDGARLIGRTARQVIDDPQSNILAAAALLDRALAAGQGGARSRALARSEDLAPALARYAGYGASDHGLAAYARQSFAYGVLDTLQRGVDAQGVRIAPQPLRLERAFAPEQLRKLRAPALRIDAGDGSVRVDEAFARELSQEVRAAPSGDVSVKAVDFGEAIWNPASSSNYSTAGNAMSAVILHTMEGSYAGSIAWFQNPSAQVSAHYLIRKSDGQITQMVREHHQAWHAKYHNNYTVGIEHDGRAADAANWSSAMLNASARLTKSLCARRGIDCRTAWNGPGYDTWHLVPDSVRIKGHGMLSQNQNRYDPGKYFPWTSYYTLLNGGGGTPTPGKYWVDTFADATGYKWPSTLTPLGTLYKGTNYVYCKAWGQEVRVGDSYNHYWLKTDLDVGPAGAWVSAYYLSRWGNDEARDNSGAVIPDC, encoded by the coding sequence ATGCATCTGCACCATCTCGCCGCCGGCATCGGCGGCGCACTGTGTTTGGCCGTCGGCGCGGCCGGCGCCGCGCAGCGGCCCAGTCTCGACAGCCTGCGTTTCGAACTCGACCGCACCCAGGCCCTGGTGCTGGCGCAAGCCCAGCGCGCGGCCTATCCGGAGTACTTCCGCCGCGCCTATGCGCGCTATCCCAACCTGCCCGCCGGCGCGCTGGAAGCCATCGCCTACGCCGAAACCGGCTGGAACCACGTCCGGCCCGACGCCGCACAGGACGCGCACGAGCTGCACATGCCGCGTTCCTACGGGGTGATGGGCCTCTATCACGGCGGCGGTTTCGCCGATCAAGTGGGCGACGGCGCACGCCTGATCGGGCGCACCGCGCGGCAGGTGATCGACGATCCGCAGAGCAATATCCTCGCCGCTGCCGCCCTGCTCGACCGCGCCCTCGCTGCCGGCCAGGGCGGCGCGCGCAGCCGCGCCTTGGCGCGCAGCGAAGATCTCGCTCCGGCGCTGGCGCGTTACGCCGGCTACGGCGCCTCCGACCACGGCCTGGCCGCCTACGCGCGGCAGAGCTTCGCTTACGGGGTGCTGGACACGTTGCAGCGCGGCGTCGACGCGCAGGGCGTGCGGATCGCGCCGCAACCGCTGCGGCTGGAGCGCGCGTTCGCGCCGGAACAACTGCGCAAGCTGCGCGCGCCGGCGCTGCGCATCGATGCCGGCGACGGCAGCGTGCGGGTCGACGAGGCGTTCGCGCGCGAGCTGTCGCAAGAGGTTCGCGCCGCGCCGTCCGGCGACGTCTCGGTCAAGGCGGTCGACTTCGGCGAGGCGATCTGGAACCCGGCCAGCTCGAGCAACTACAGCACCGCCGGCAATGCCATGAGCGCGGTGATCCTGCACACCATGGAAGGCTCCTACGCCGGCTCGATCGCCTGGTTCCAGAACCCCAGCGCGCAGGTGTCGGCGCATTACCTGATCCGCAAGTCGGACGGCCAGATCACCCAGATGGTGCGCGAGCACCATCAGGCCTGGCATGCCAAGTACCACAACAACTACACGGTCGGCATCGAGCACGACGGCCGCGCCGCGGATGCGGCCAACTGGTCGAGCGCGATGCTCAACGCTTCGGCGCGTTTGACCAAGAGCCTGTGCGCGCGGCGCGGCATCGACTGCCGCACGGCCTGGAACGGGCCCGGCTACGACACCTGGCACCTGGTCCCGGACAGCGTGCGGATCAAGGGCCACGGCATGCTGAGCCAGAACCAGAACCGCTACGACCCGGGCAAGTATTTCCCCTGGACCAGCTACTACACCCTGCTCAACGGCGGCGGCGGCACGCCGACCCCGGGCAAGTACTGGGTCGACACCTTCGCCGACGCCACCGGCTACAAGTGGCCGTCGACGCTGACCCCGTTGGGCACGCTCTACAAGGGCACGAACTACGTGTACTGCAAGGCCTGGGGCCAGGAAGTGCGGGTCGGCGACAGCTACAACCACTACTGGCTGAAGACCGACCTCGACGTCGGCCCGGCCGGAGCCTGGGTGTCGGCGTACTACCTCAGCCGCTGGGGCAACGACGAGGCCCGCGACAACAGCGGTGCGGTGATACCGGATTGCTGA
- a CDS encoding SpoIID/LytB domain-containing protein, whose product MSDNPHSGRPRASARRVPAWPAPLALLLAGAVFAHWLTRPSAPPSAPAGASGLAADAAPLRRPLDIRVRDAVTGRALAAQLRLERDGARALELNAGTRGGRVASLSAGDYRLTVAAPGHEALSLPLRVDAAPSLPTTVWLSPSTPSEALDLLALKAAACADCAVFSGHVYDRASGAPVAGARVRSSQGEQALTDASGYFELQARLPQAQSADREALPAEIELRVAGAGYRSQRLSGLPLLNDSRHLIVDLDAGAGVAVVDRRHVQARARESVDRQRPVSAADQVRIDSDAAAQADAALDPARPASRALAQQLAAQAASVPVPSSIRVGTNCSGRSCTGVSVYAFEDYVGRGLDEEWIPSWDADSLAAGAVAYRSYAAYYVAHPVNSRYDICASTSCQAFNADSVSATVAAAAATRGVLLTRDGRTAAFSEYSAENNAWDDPSDGLSCVNNDLSCGNGRNGSPRNNWPCLSDEVGRNRGCFGHGRGMSQWGTQRWAANQGRDWRWIANHYFNGNNQPGGMRNAFLANDGGVGGGAVVMDGFESGVGRFASAPTLSGSTVGISTASLAQQDCGTRKNGNCSLRVLLKDDPAVSTAWAVRLLSGGGAPANNLELVTARGRVGFWVYTGASGVTASLSIDDSDGTERAVARAIPTGQWTWLEWALDDPAQWNAWAGASNGSIDAASVRLDAVWFLREQTSYDVNLYLDDVQIVH is encoded by the coding sequence ATGTCCGACAATCCGCACAGCGGCCGGCCGCGCGCGTCCGCGCGGCGCGTGCCGGCCTGGCCGGCGCCGCTGGCCTTGCTGCTGGCCGGCGCGGTCTTCGCTCATTGGCTGACCCGCCCGTCCGCGCCGCCGTCCGCGCCGGCCGGCGCATCCGGCCTCGCCGCCGATGCCGCGCCGTTGCGTCGTCCGCTCGATATCCGCGTGCGCGACGCGGTCACCGGCCGCGCTCTGGCCGCGCAACTACGGCTGGAGCGCGACGGCGCGCGCGCGCTCGAACTGAACGCCGGTACGCGAGGCGGGCGGGTCGCCAGCCTTTCCGCCGGCGATTACCGCTTGACCGTCGCCGCACCCGGCCACGAGGCCCTGAGCCTGCCGCTGCGCGTCGACGCCGCGCCGAGCCTGCCGACCACGGTCTGGCTGTCGCCGTCGACCCCGTCCGAGGCCTTGGACCTGCTGGCCTTGAAGGCCGCCGCCTGCGCCGATTGCGCGGTGTTCAGCGGCCACGTCTACGACCGAGCCAGCGGCGCGCCGGTGGCCGGCGCGCGCGTGCGCAGCAGCCAGGGCGAGCAGGCGCTGACCGACGCGAGCGGCTATTTCGAACTGCAGGCGCGCCTGCCGCAGGCGCAGAGCGCCGATCGCGAGGCCTTGCCGGCGGAAATCGAATTGCGCGTCGCCGGCGCCGGCTACCGCAGCCAACGCCTGAGCGGCCTGCCGCTGCTCAACGACAGCCGCCACCTGATCGTCGACCTCGACGCCGGGGCCGGCGTGGCGGTGGTCGATCGCCGCCACGTGCAGGCGCGCGCGCGCGAAAGCGTCGACCGGCAGCGGCCGGTGTCGGCCGCCGACCAGGTCCGGATCGATAGCGATGCCGCGGCCCAGGCCGACGCCGCGCTGGACCCGGCCCGGCCCGCTTCGCGCGCGCTGGCGCAGCAGTTGGCGGCGCAGGCGGCGAGCGTGCCGGTGCCGAGCAGCATCCGCGTCGGCACCAATTGCTCCGGCCGTTCCTGCACCGGGGTGTCGGTGTACGCGTTCGAGGACTACGTCGGCCGCGGCCTCGACGAGGAGTGGATCCCGTCCTGGGACGCCGACTCGCTCGCCGCCGGCGCGGTCGCCTATCGCAGCTACGCGGCCTATTACGTCGCCCATCCGGTCAACAGCCGCTACGACATCTGCGCCAGCACCTCCTGCCAGGCGTTCAACGCCGACAGCGTCTCGGCCACCGTCGCCGCGGCCGCGGCCACCCGCGGCGTGCTGCTGACCCGCGACGGCCGCACCGCCGCCTTCAGCGAGTACTCGGCCGAGAACAACGCCTGGGACGATCCCTCCGACGGTCTGTCCTGCGTCAACAACGACCTCAGCTGCGGCAACGGCCGCAACGGTTCGCCGCGCAACAACTGGCCCTGCCTCAGCGACGAAGTCGGGCGCAATCGCGGCTGCTTCGGCCACGGCCGCGGCATGAGCCAGTGGGGCACCCAGCGCTGGGCCGCCAACCAGGGCCGCGACTGGCGCTGGATCGCCAATCACTACTTCAACGGCAACAACCAGCCCGGCGGCATGCGCAACGCCTTCCTCGCCAACGACGGCGGGGTCGGCGGCGGCGCGGTGGTGATGGACGGCTTCGAGAGCGGCGTCGGTCGCTTCGCCAGCGCGCCGACCCTGTCCGGCAGCACGGTCGGCATCTCCACCGCCTCGCTGGCCCAGCAGGACTGCGGCACGCGCAAGAACGGCAACTGCTCGCTGCGCGTGCTGCTGAAGGACGACCCGGCGGTGAGCACGGCCTGGGCGGTGCGGCTGTTGTCCGGCGGCGGTGCGCCGGCCAACAACCTGGAACTGGTGACCGCGCGCGGCCGGGTCGGCTTCTGGGTCTACACCGGCGCCAGCGGCGTGACCGCCTCGCTGAGCATCGACGACAGCGACGGCACCGAGCGCGCGGTCGCGCGCGCGATCCCGACCGGGCAATGGACCTGGCTGGAGTGGGCGCTGGACGACCCGGCGCAGTGGAACGCCTGGGCCGGCGCCAGCAACGGCAGCATCGACGCCGCCAGCGTGCGCCTGGACGCGGTCTGGTTCCTGCGCGAACAGACCAGCTACGACGTGAACCTCTATCTGGACGACGTGCAGATCGTCCATTGA
- a CDS encoding lactonase family protein, which produces MNLRTVLLAWSLSMSFTAMPAAAAAPATELLVGCYTGPQCRGIGRYRFDTQSGRIEPQPLEVIETDNPSWLTFSADGRHLFALNENGPGSADPVGRASSYALARGSARSQRLSQANSLGDEPAHARVSLDGRYLFVANYAVEAAPGGTLAVLPIDGEGRLQPAVQVMTHHASGADPQRQASTHVHAAVPTPDGRYLLAADLGADKVYVYRYDPARSAERPLRAAATPHLALPPGTGPRHLLFDASGRHAYLSLEMSGEIAVLARDEDRLTIVQTLALDPGRRQGNAAAALHLSADGRYLYASNRGEDNHIAVYAVDAASGRLSALQRRSSEGRGPREFALAPDGRHLVVANQHSGSLVVIARDPDTGLLGATVQTLPAVAPSDVKFVP; this is translated from the coding sequence ATGAATCTGCGAACCGTCCTGCTTGCCTGGAGTCTGTCGATGAGCTTTACCGCCATGCCCGCCGCTGCCGCCGCCCCGGCGACCGAATTGCTGGTCGGCTGCTACACCGGCCCGCAGTGCCGCGGCATCGGCCGCTATCGCTTCGACACGCAAAGCGGACGGATCGAGCCGCAGCCGTTGGAAGTGATCGAAACCGACAATCCGTCCTGGCTGACCTTCTCCGCCGACGGCCGGCATCTGTTCGCGCTCAACGAGAACGGACCGGGCTCGGCCGACCCGGTCGGACGCGCCAGCAGTTACGCCCTGGCGCGCGGCAGCGCGCGTTCGCAGCGCCTGTCGCAGGCCAACAGCCTCGGCGACGAGCCCGCCCACGCCCGCGTCAGCCTCGACGGCCGGTATCTGTTCGTCGCCAATTACGCGGTCGAGGCCGCGCCTGGCGGCACCCTGGCGGTATTGCCGATCGACGGCGAAGGCCGCTTGCAGCCGGCGGTGCAGGTGATGACCCATCACGCCAGCGGCGCCGATCCGCAGCGGCAGGCGTCGACCCACGTGCATGCGGCGGTGCCGACGCCGGACGGACGCTACCTGCTCGCCGCCGACCTGGGCGCGGACAAGGTCTATGTCTACCGCTACGACCCCGCGCGCAGCGCCGAACGCCCGTTGCGCGCCGCGGCCACGCCGCACCTGGCCTTGCCGCCCGGCACCGGCCCGCGCCACCTGCTGTTCGACGCATCCGGGCGGCACGCCTATCTGAGCCTGGAAATGAGCGGCGAGATCGCGGTGCTGGCGCGCGACGAGGATCGTTTGACGATCGTGCAGACCCTGGCGCTGGATCCGGGCCGGCGCCAGGGCAACGCCGCCGCGGCCCTGCATCTGTCGGCCGACGGCCGTTATCTCTACGCCAGCAACCGCGGCGAAGACAACCACATCGCCGTCTACGCGGTCGACGCCGCCAGCGGCCGGCTCAGCGCCCTGCAACGCCGCAGCAGCGAAGGCCGCGGCCCGCGCGAGTTCGCCCTGGCCCCGGACGGCCGCCATCTGGTGGTGGCGAACCAGCACAGCGGCTCGCTGGTGGTGATCGCCCGCGATCCCGACACCGGCCTGCTCGGCGCCACGGTGCAGACCTTGCCGGCGGTCGCGCCGTCGGATGTGAAGTTCGTGCCTTGA
- a CDS encoding DUF2165 family protein, whose product MSLAFSLIVFKFVLLAGLAAWLSVVAFNNLLAFRNGAFAIGQIMRMAPLDLAPAIQTPLQRRRVEATGWHRAVLSVVLAAELVSAALLWAAAIGYAGASAEPAALATLALASFMATCLLMLLGGSWFAYYIRQDNLQLQHLVLVGLACVATAVVNLPV is encoded by the coding sequence ATGTCCCTCGCTTTCAGCCTGATCGTGTTCAAGTTCGTCCTGCTCGCCGGCCTCGCCGCCTGGCTGAGCGTGGTCGCGTTCAACAACCTCCTCGCCTTCCGCAACGGCGCGTTCGCGATCGGCCAGATCATGCGCATGGCGCCGCTGGACCTGGCGCCGGCGATCCAGACGCCGCTGCAGCGGCGCCGGGTCGAGGCGACCGGCTGGCACCGCGCGGTACTGAGCGTGGTGTTGGCGGCGGAACTCGTCAGCGCGGCGCTGCTGTGGGCGGCCGCGATCGGCTACGCAGGCGCCAGCGCCGAGCCGGCCGCGCTGGCGACCCTGGCGCTGGCCTCGTTCATGGCCACCTGCCTGCTGATGCTGCTCGGCGGCAGTTGGTTCGCCTACTACATCCGCCAGGACAACCTGCAGCTGCAGCATCTGGTCCTGGTCGGCCTGGCCTGCGTGGCGACGGCGGTGGTGAACCTGCCGGTCTGA
- a CDS encoding peptidoglycan recognition family protein translates to MNEYSGGRSAVARRPLHSGLSLALAALIAAVAAPALAQSRPQAAGEDRALAQRLQVEESLARVDRALYANYFRQAYARYPSIPRGTLESVAYVMSRWQHLQPQTAGYGEQHQHMPQSYGVMGLYRGEGFADQIGEGARLLGVPAARVQRDPASNILAAAALLDRELRADGLRADAPVEATRAALERYAGFAHGGVAAKSAIQDHARSSFAFDVLLAQDKGVNDRGIVVPARAVAWERAFDARKLVQLRAPFVRLDVANDKVEAVGAAAPSYAIDPRSETLTAPAAANFDTKSTDYGPALWVASPYHSDRTSYDSVTIHTMQGYYAGSISWFQNNPYSVSAHYLIRSSDGQITQMVRESRAAHHVGVHNKTTLGIEHEGFVNNASWYTAAMYNASAALTRHFCARYSAISCASAYKGPAGSGINVLPTSVKVKGHQHYSSQTHTDPGINWDWARYYNLLNPGSGTGSVIDSFESSVGHFDTGPAYSGSTTGISSASLAERNCTTRKNGECSLRVLLKDDTATASDWAVRLLSASGTPASNAALNRSNGKVGFWVYTGATGLSAALGVDDSDGTERSVSRAIPANAWTYLEWRLDDAAQWDAWVGGADGAITASTVKLDAVWFYRDQTAYDVNVYLDDVQVKY, encoded by the coding sequence ATGAACGAATATTCCGGTGGCCGTTCCGCTGTCGCGCGGCGCCCGCTCCACTCCGGCCTGAGCCTGGCCCTGGCCGCCCTGATCGCCGCCGTCGCCGCGCCGGCGCTGGCCCAGTCGAGGCCGCAGGCCGCGGGCGAAGACCGCGCCCTGGCCCAGCGCCTGCAGGTCGAGGAATCCCTGGCCCGGGTCGATCGCGCCCTGTACGCGAACTACTTCCGCCAGGCCTACGCGCGCTATCCGTCGATTCCGCGCGGCACCCTGGAATCGGTGGCCTACGTGATGAGCCGCTGGCAGCACCTGCAGCCGCAGACCGCCGGCTACGGCGAGCAGCACCAGCACATGCCGCAGTCCTATGGCGTGATGGGCCTGTACCGCGGCGAAGGCTTCGCCGACCAGATCGGCGAGGGCGCGCGCCTGCTCGGCGTGCCGGCCGCGCGCGTGCAGCGCGACCCGGCGAGCAACATCCTCGCCGCCGCGGCCCTGCTCGATCGCGAACTGCGCGCCGACGGCCTGCGCGCCGACGCGCCGGTCGAAGCCACCCGCGCCGCGCTGGAACGTTACGCCGGCTTCGCCCACGGCGGCGTCGCGGCCAAGAGCGCGATCCAGGACCACGCCCGCTCCAGCTTCGCCTTCGACGTCCTGCTGGCGCAGGACAAGGGCGTCAACGACCGCGGCATCGTCGTGCCGGCGCGCGCGGTCGCCTGGGAACGCGCCTTCGACGCGCGCAAGCTGGTCCAACTGCGCGCGCCGTTCGTGCGCCTGGACGTGGCCAACGACAAGGTCGAGGCGGTCGGCGCGGCCGCGCCGAGCTACGCCATCGACCCGCGCAGCGAAACCCTGACCGCGCCGGCGGCGGCCAACTTCGACACCAAGAGCACCGACTACGGCCCGGCGCTGTGGGTGGCTTCGCCCTACCACTCCGACCGCACCTCGTACGACTCGGTCACCATCCACACCATGCAGGGCTACTACGCCGGCAGCATCTCCTGGTTCCAGAACAACCCCTACAGCGTCAGCGCGCACTACCTGATCCGCAGCTCCGACGGCCAGATCACCCAGATGGTGCGCGAGAGCCGCGCCGCCCATCACGTCGGCGTGCACAACAAGACCACCCTGGGCATCGAGCACGAAGGCTTCGTCAACAACGCCAGCTGGTACACCGCGGCGATGTACAACGCCTCGGCCGCGCTGACCCGGCACTTCTGCGCCCGCTACAGCGCGATCAGCTGCGCCAGCGCCTACAAGGGCCCGGCCGGCAGCGGCATCAACGTGCTGCCGACCAGCGTCAAGGTGAAGGGCCACCAGCACTACAGCAGCCAGACCCACACCGACCCGGGCATCAACTGGGATTGGGCGCGCTACTACAACCTGCTCAATCCGGGCAGCGGCACCGGCAGCGTGATCGACAGCTTCGAAAGCTCGGTCGGCCACTTCGACACCGGGCCGGCCTACTCGGGAAGCACCACCGGCATCTCTTCGGCCTCGCTGGCCGAGCGCAACTGCACCACGCGCAAGAACGGCGAGTGCTCGCTGCGGGTGCTGTTGAAGGACGACACCGCCACCGCGTCGGATTGGGCGGTGCGCCTGCTCTCGGCCAGCGGCACGCCGGCCAGCAACGCCGCGCTCAACCGCAGCAACGGCAAGGTCGGGTTCTGGGTCTACACCGGCGCCACCGGCCTGAGCGCGGCGCTCGGCGTCGACGACAGCGACGGCACCGAGCGTTCGGTCAGCCGCGCGATTCCGGCCAACGCCTGGACCTACCTGGAGTGGCGCCTGGACGACGCCGCGCAATGGGACGCCTGGGTCGGCGGCGCCGACGGCGCGATCACCGCCTCGACGGTGAAGCTCGACGCGGTGTGGTTCTACCGCGACCAGACCGCGTACGACGTCAACGTCTATCTGGACGACGTCCAGGTCAAGTACTGA
- a CDS encoding DUF3297 family protein, translating into MTDTPPDRLSNDPRSPFHDPAVLERGIGIRFNGVEKTNVEEYCISEGWVRLPVGKSLDRRGNPMTMKHKGTVEAYYVLPTPDAE; encoded by the coding sequence ATGACCGACACCCCGCCCGACCGCCTCTCCAACGACCCGCGCAGCCCGTTCCACGACCCGGCCGTGCTCGAGCGCGGCATCGGCATCCGCTTCAACGGCGTGGAGAAGACCAACGTCGAGGAATACTGCATCAGCGAAGGCTGGGTGCGCCTGCCGGTCGGCAAGTCGCTCGACCGCCGCGGCAATCCGATGACGATGAAGCACAAGGGCACGGTCGAGGCCTATTACGTGCTGCCGACGCCCGACGCCGAGTAA
- a CDS encoding HEAT repeat domain-containing protein produces the protein MKPASVVLIALASAALGAVLGGAYVARRDGAAAPATPDTAAAAASRATTPAHDASAALPDYVSIGSERVSFEALRRRAASDPAFLRGLMQRYRDQTEPVARGELLALLNAVSGEEVLRFALSLTASTRAEDERDGLALLAAYPMDRAEVRDTLLAKLGQGGDPQRMGELVAMLTPATMASEDAAPVIAELATLARHPDPALRAQAVLQLAQWDDGEQAEDLLHRAILDSSAEVRAKAIAGIQGSHIRSDRLKEALLAIAADPASSAADRGAATFALQQFRLNRAEYGIWRRAQAQADADSGEGG, from the coding sequence ATGAAACCCGCCTCCGTCGTGTTGATTGCACTCGCCTCGGCCGCGCTCGGCGCCGTGCTGGGCGGCGCCTACGTGGCGCGGCGCGACGGCGCTGCCGCGCCTGCGACGCCGGACACCGCCGCCGCCGCCGCGTCGCGAGCGACGACACCCGCGCACGATGCTTCCGCGGCGCTGCCGGACTACGTTTCGATCGGCAGCGAGCGGGTCAGTTTCGAAGCCCTGCGCCGCCGCGCCGCGTCCGACCCGGCCTTCCTGCGCGGCCTGATGCAGCGCTATCGCGACCAGACCGAGCCGGTCGCGCGCGGCGAACTGCTGGCCCTGCTCAACGCCGTATCCGGCGAGGAGGTGCTGCGCTTCGCCCTGTCGCTGACGGCGAGCACGCGCGCCGAAGACGAACGCGACGGGCTGGCCCTGCTCGCCGCCTATCCGATGGACCGCGCCGAAGTGCGCGACACCTTGTTGGCCAAGCTCGGCCAGGGCGGCGACCCGCAACGCATGGGCGAACTGGTGGCGATGCTGACCCCGGCGACCATGGCCAGCGAGGACGCCGCGCCGGTGATCGCCGAACTGGCGACGCTGGCGCGCCACCCCGATCCGGCCCTGCGCGCGCAGGCGGTGCTGCAACTGGCGCAATGGGACGATGGCGAACAGGCCGAGGACCTGCTGCACCGCGCGATCCTGGACTCTTCCGCCGAGGTGCGGGCCAAGGCCATCGCCGGCATCCAGGGCTCGCACATCCGCAGCGACCGGCTCAAGGAAGCCTTGTTGGCGATCGCCGCCGACCCGGCCTCCAGCGCCGCCGACCGCGGCGCGGCGACCTTCGCCCTGCAGCAGTTCCGGCTCAACCGCGCCGAGTACGGCATCTGGCGCCGCGCCCAGGCCCAGGCCGACGCCGACAGCGGCGAGGGCGGCTGA
- a CDS encoding cold-shock protein: MSDREVGTVKWFNDAKGFGFISRESGDDVFVHFRAIQGTGFKSLQEGQKVSFVVTQGQKGLQADQVQAL; encoded by the coding sequence ATGTCGGATCGTGAAGTCGGTACCGTCAAGTGGTTCAACGATGCCAAGGGCTTTGGCTTCATCAGCCGTGAGAGCGGCGATGACGTGTTCGTGCATTTCCGCGCGATCCAGGGCACCGGTTTCAAGAGCCTGCAGGAAGGCCAGAAGGTCTCCTTCGTCGTGACCCAGGGCCAGAAGGGCCTGCAGGCCGACCAGGTGCAGGCGCTCTGA
- a CDS encoding SIMPL domain-containing protein, giving the protein MKPFWTCLLALAVAVCGPGWAGEAQAVDPARAGRFHVAGFGRVAFDPDRFGFAFVVVSAAAEPGAARERHERDLAQVRAAIDAQRAELDETGADATGLQRRDDAAATRYRYQTRFVLRLRSREALMRLQQRLAELGVEELDRVQPLSQRLPEYAEQARRLAMQDAQRKAETLAAAAGWRLLGPVAVRIENDRPWWTPPPPTAPQYGARAYNYAAEAPARGSETTAQVDVEYAYAR; this is encoded by the coding sequence ATGAAACCGTTCTGGACTTGCCTGCTGGCGCTCGCTGTCGCCGTCTGCGGACCGGGATGGGCGGGCGAGGCCCAGGCCGTGGATCCGGCGCGCGCCGGCCGCTTCCACGTCGCCGGCTTCGGCCGGGTCGCGTTCGACCCGGACCGTTTCGGTTTCGCCTTCGTCGTGGTCAGCGCCGCAGCCGAACCGGGCGCGGCGCGCGAGCGGCACGAGCGAGACCTGGCCCAGGTGCGCGCGGCGATCGACGCGCAGCGCGCCGAGCTGGACGAAACCGGCGCCGACGCGACCGGACTGCAGCGGCGCGACGATGCCGCGGCGACCCGCTACCGCTACCAAACCCGCTTCGTCCTGCGCCTGCGCAGCCGCGAGGCCCTGATGCGCCTGCAGCAACGCCTGGCCGAACTGGGCGTCGAGGAACTCGATCGGGTGCAGCCGCTGTCGCAACGCCTGCCCGAATACGCCGAACAGGCGCGCCGGCTGGCCATGCAGGATGCGCAGCGCAAGGCCGAAACCCTGGCCGCGGCCGCGGGTTGGCGCCTGCTCGGCCCGGTCGCGGTGCGGATCGAAAACGACCGGCCGTGGTGGACGCCGCCACCGCCGACCGCGCCCCAGTACGGCGCGCGCGCCTACAACTACGCCGCCGAGGCGCCCGCGCGCGGCAGCGAAACGACCGCGCAGGTCGATGTCGAATACGCCTACGCGCGCTGA
- a CDS encoding tetratricopeptide repeat protein, translating into MPQPPTDLSALLAGAHAAIAQARDVEAVRLLQQVLERDPGNLHAQYLLAIQHAQVGLYERAEQRLRAVLTQVPGFVVARFQLAQLLLMRGTGGDARHWLQPVLDAPAPLGDYARALDAAAAGEAARACALIEAAQRLPQPIPELAADMQRLLAQLRATAAA; encoded by the coding sequence ATGCCGCAACCGCCCACCGACCTGTCCGCGCTGCTCGCCGGCGCCCACGCCGCCATCGCCCAAGCGCGCGACGTCGAGGCCGTGCGCCTGCTGCAGCAAGTGCTGGAGCGCGACCCGGGCAATCTGCACGCGCAGTATCTGCTGGCGATCCAGCACGCCCAGGTCGGCCTGTACGAGCGCGCCGAGCAGCGCCTACGCGCGGTGCTGACCCAGGTGCCGGGTTTCGTGGTGGCGCGCTTCCAGTTGGCGCAGTTGCTGCTGATGCGCGGCACCGGCGGCGACGCGCGTCACTGGCTGCAGCCGGTGCTGGACGCGCCGGCGCCGCTGGGCGACTACGCCCGCGCCCTGGATGCCGCCGCCGCCGGCGAGGCCGCGCGCGCCTGCGCCCTGATCGAGGCCGCCCAGCGCCTGCCGCAGCCGATTCCGGAACTCGCCGCCGATATGCAGCGCCTGTTGGCGCAACTGCGCGCGACCGCCGCGGCCTGA
- a CDS encoding M23 family metallopeptidase, with protein MPCSFRTRTAAALFAFAALFGTAAQAAPNFQMPFPCGQVWSGQTRTNHNPVNSVDFNRTNDEGDPVVAAAAGTVTVVRNLGSTSYGKYVVVDHGGGWTTLYAHLNAFSVSVGQSVAMGRQIGTVGNTGGSTGAHLHFEERLNGSAQRIVFNGSQILYYGTNSYTSRNSCGSSSGNGQVNTNGTPLNVRSGPGTSYSIVGSLADGTSVTIQCQTTGSSVTGTYGTSNIWNRIGSGRFIPDAYTYTGSDGRVAPPC; from the coding sequence ATGCCTTGTTCCTTCCGTACCCGAACCGCCGCCGCGCTGTTCGCCTTCGCCGCCCTGTTCGGCACCGCGGCGCAGGCCGCACCGAACTTCCAGATGCCGTTCCCCTGCGGCCAAGTCTGGTCGGGCCAGACCCGCACCAACCACAACCCGGTCAACTCGGTCGACTTCAACCGCACCAACGACGAAGGCGACCCGGTGGTCGCCGCCGCCGCCGGCACCGTCACGGTCGTGCGCAACCTCGGCAGCACCAGCTACGGCAAGTACGTGGTGGTCGACCACGGCGGCGGCTGGACCACGCTGTACGCCCACCTCAACGCGTTCTCGGTCTCGGTCGGCCAGAGCGTGGCGATGGGCCGCCAGATCGGCACCGTCGGCAACACCGGCGGCTCCACCGGCGCCCACCTGCACTTCGAAGAACGCCTCAACGGCAGCGCGCAGCGGATCGTGTTCAACGGCAGCCAGATCCTCTACTACGGCACCAACAGCTACACCAGCCGCAACTCCTGCGGCAGCAGCAGCGGCAACGGCCAGGTCAACACCAACGGCACCCCGCTCAACGTGCGCTCCGGCCCGGGCACCTCGTACTCGATCGTCGGCAGCCTCGCCGACGGTACCAGCGTGACCATCCAGTGCCAGACCACCGGTAGCTCGGTCACCGGCACCTACGGCACCAGCAACATCTGGAACCGGATCGGCAGCGGCCGTTTCATTCCGGACGCCTACACCTACACCGGTTCGGACGGCCGCGTCGCGCCGCCGTGCTGA